The genomic region GGAATCTGTCGATGACATAGAATGTGAAGTAGCTCGACACGCTCGCCATGTAGACATTCTTCGTCGCCGTCAGCAAGACGAGAATGATGAGCGCAACGATCACCTTGTTCTGCGGCAATGGCAGCGCACGACTCACCGCAGGCTTTCCGGCATTCTGCCGGCGGTGGCTCATGAACCAGTTGCCGACCCAGCCGAGCACGACGATGCCGATCATCGCGATGGCGGAGAGCCAGGAGACGCTGTGCTGGCCGAGCGGCAGCACCACGAAGGCGGCAATCAGCGGCCCAATGGCCTGGCCGGCATTGCCGCCGACCTGGAAGAAGGATTGCGCAAAACCGTGACGGCCGCCGGAGGCAAGACGCGCAACGCGCGACGATTCCGGATGAAAGACGGCCGAACCAAAACCGATGAGGCTCGCAGCCACCAGCAACAATTCGAAACTTGCGGCATTGCCGAGCAGGATCAGGCCACAGAAGGTGCTGGCCATGCCGACCGGCAGGGAGTAAGGCATCGGCCAGCGGTCGGTGACGATCCCCACAAAGGGCTGCAACAGGGAAGCCGTGACCTGGAACGTCATCGTCAGAAGTCCGATCTGCACGAAATCGAGATCGTAGTTTGCCTTGAAGAGCGGATAAAGCGAGGAAAGCAGCGACTGCATGATGTCGTTCAGCATATGGCAGAAGCTGACAGCCACGAGGATCGACATCGTCGTCTTCTCAAAACGCGGGGAAGTCTCGCTCAATACGGCCATAGGCATTTCTCCCGCGGACCGCTGCGCGGGCCGCCGATTACTTCTTCATAAGATGAATCCGGCGACTGGAGCCTTGGGGAAGCTCCCGGCGCCGCAAGCAGAGCATTTACCGCAACTTGCGCGTCAGTTACAGCCCAGTTTTCCCAAGTTTGGTACGCCGATGCTTTAATTTCGCTGGAACGCCTGTATTGCTGCATGAATGATTCCGCCACAAGAAAGTACCAATTGAATTTTCCTATGTGCTCATACACTATCATTCTGCCCGAAATGCCGCCTCGCAAGGGCGCCCCGTCAACACAGTCCATGGAACCCAAAAATGAACGCAAAAGCTCCTAATGCAATCGACGTCTACGTGGGCTCGCGCGTGAGGATGCGAAGACTGCTGTTGGGGTTCAGCCAGGAGCGGCTGGCCGACCAGATCGGCGTTACCTTTCAACAGGTGCAGAAATACGAGAAGGGCATGAACCGCATCGGCGCAAGCCGGCTGCAAAAGATTGCCGAAGTGCTTGCCGTACCGCCGAGCTTCTTCTTCCAGCAGGACGCCGCGCAGCCGCTGAGCCTCGACGGACTGGAGCCCTCCGAAAATTTCGACCCGGTCGGAGAATTCCTGCGTTCGAAGGAAGGGCTGGCGCTTAATCGCGCTTTCTTGAAGATCACCGACCCAACCGTGCGTGAAAAGGTCCTTTCCCTCGTCAAGGCGATGGCCCAGGCCGGAGAGCGCCGGGATATGACTGTCGATCCGGCAAATTCTGAGACGAGCGCTGCGCTCGACGCTTGAGGAAAAACCGCTGCCGGGAGAACCGCAACGCTCCCCGGCCGGGCCCTGCCGGAGCCGTGGGAGCGTTCTTTATTCGCAGTGCTCAGCCTAGATGAGCTTCTCCAGCGTGATCGGCAACGAACGGATGCGCTTGCCGGTTGCGTGAAAGACCGCGTTGGCGATCGCAGGTGCCACCCCGACGATTGGCAATTCGCCAACAGCCTTGCCGCCGAGCACCGAGGCACGGTAATCGGGGATGCCGACGGAAATCACCTGAAGATCGGGCACATCCGAATTGGTCGGCACGAGATAGTCGGCCAGATTGTTGTTGATCACGCGGGCATATCGTTCGTCGACAATACCTTCCTCCAGCAACGCCTGGCCAATGCCCATGATGATGCCGCCGCGCCACTGGCTTTCGGCGAGCTTCGGGTTGTAGAGCCTTCCCGAATCGAGCGCGGAAACCATGCGCGAGACGCGGACCGTGCCGAAATCCTCGTCGACGCGAACCTCGACAAAATGCGCACACCAGCTATGGAGCGAATAGCCGCCTTCAGTCGGCGCCTTCATCGTCATCATCGTCGTAAAGTTGTCGTAGCGGTCCTTTCCATCCCGTTTGTCTTCCGGCAGCGTGTCACGCAGCGTCTCGACCTTCTCACGGCCGATCTGCCGCATGAAGTCTGCAATCGCAACGCCTTCACCTTCTCCCCTCGGCGGCAGGATCCGGCCCTCGGAGATCGTGAGCGTATTGGCCTGCGCGTCCCGGAACGGCGAATTCACATCGTTGAGAGCAAGCCCGATCAACTCGTCGCGCGCGGCAAGGGCGGCCTTATGAACGGCACCCGTCATCAGGTTTGCAAGCTGCGAGCCGCCAGCGACGGGCGCTCGCGGCAAGGCCGAGTCGCCGAGCTTGACGTGGATCTTCTCGACGGGGATGCCAAGGACTTCAGCAGCAGTCTGGGCCATGATGGTATAGGTCCCCTGGCCCATGTCGATGCTGCTGCTTGCAATCTCCGCCGTACCATCGGCAAGGATTCGCACGAGTGCCTCACCGGGCGTGCGGCGTACCGGATAGGTGCCTGCCGCCACACCCCAGCCGATCAGCGCGTTGCCGTCCCGCATGGAACACGGCTTTGGCGAGCGCTTCGACCAGCCGAAGGCTTCGCCACCCACGGCAAAGGCTTCGCGCAGTTGTCTCGTCGACCAAGGGATCTTGGCATGCGGGTCTTGCTCGGCATAGTTCAGCAAACGGATCTCGACGGGGTCGATGCCGACGGCATAGGCGAGTTCATCGATTGCCGACTCAAGACCCCATGCACTGGGATTTTCGCCGGGAGCACGAAGCGCGCCGGGCAGAACCGTATGCACAGGCACGATGTTCTGCCTCGAGCTGAAGTTCGGCACGTCATACATGATCGAGGTGACGGCACCGAGCGGCTCGACGGCCGCACCCGTCATCGCCGTTTCATTAGCACCGCGCTGAACGATCGAGAGCAGCTTTCCTTCCTTCGTTGCGCCGAGCGCCAGCGTTTGCCGGGTGGCAGGGCGGCCGCCGAAGGCAGTGAATGTCTGCGCGCGGGTGACCGCGAGCTTGACGGGACGGCCGAGCCTCCTTGCGGCCATGATCGCAACTGCCGCGTGCGGCAACGAGAGTGCCTTGGAACCGAAACCGCCGCCGATATAGGGCGAGATGATCCGCACATTCTCGAAGGGCAATTCGAACCACTCGGCATAGCTGCGCGCCATGCCATCCACCCATTGGCTCGGTTCCCAAAGCGTCAGCACATCGCCGTCCCATTTGGCGATTAGCCCGTGGGGTTCGATCGGCACGTTGTATTCACGCGGTGTCCTATACTCAGCTTCGATCCGAACAGCAGCTTCAGCCAGCGCCTGTTCGGCGTTACCCCACTCAATCGTCATTTGCTCGACCGCAATACCCTCCCCGGCCCCTGGATCATCGAAGCCGAAGATGGCCGGCTTCTCGACGTAGCTCACCTTGATCGACGCCGCGGCAGCGGTCGCCTGTTCGAGCGTTTCGGCGAACACGGCTGCAACATGCTGCCCATTGAAGGTAATCTCGTTGGTCAGCGCGAGATAAGGACCTTCAGGACCGGGCGTGCCGGCCCAGGTGGTTGCCGATTTCAGCTCCATGATGTTGTCCGGGGTCAGCACGAGCAGCACGCCAGGCGATGCCTCAGCTGCAGAAATGTCCATCGAGCTGATTGTGCCTGCCGCAATCGTGCTCTGGACCATCACGCCGTGAACGACGCCGTCGATTTGATTTTCGAGCGCGTAGTTTGCCTTGCCGGTGATCTTTGCCGGTCCATCCAAGCGCGACAGGCGGCCTCCGAGCACGCCATCTGCTGCATCACCGCGTTTGATATTCGGTTCCATGACGGTCATAGCAGACCTCCCAATCTTTCTATGGCGCGAGCAACGACACGTGGCGCCAGGTCGATCTTGTACCGGTTGGCGCCATGGTCGATGGCGCCCTCAATGGCAAGCACGCTTGCTTTTGCGATCGCCGCCGGTTCGACGGTCTTGCCGACCAAGGCGCGTTCGACCGCGCGGGCGCGCCACGGTTTTGTCGCAACGCCTCCGAGCGCAACACGAAGGTCGCGGATCGTTTTACCATCCTCTTCCAGCTCGAGGCCGACAGCAGCGCTGGCGGCAGCAAATTCGTAGGATTGCCGGTCGCGGACCTTGAGATAAATCGATCTTCGGGCTGCTTGCGAGGCGGGGATGAAAATGGCGGTGATGAGTTCACCGCGTTCAATTTTATGCTCCAGGTGCGGCGTGTTGCCCGGAGTCAGAAAGAAGTCGTCGACAGCAATCTGCCGCGCGCCCAGATGGATCACCGCGTCGAACGCGACGAGAGCCACCGCGAGATCGCCGGGATTGACGGCGATGCAGTGCTCGCTGGTGCCGAGCACGGCGTGGTTGCGGGTCATTCCGCCGATCGCCGAACATCCCGAACCCGGCTCGCGCTTGTTGCAGGCCTTGAAGACCGCCGGGTCGCGGAAATACGGACAGCGGGTGCGCTGCAGGAGGTTGCCACCAATCGTCGCCATGTTGCGAAGCTGGGCGGATGCCGCCAGCGACAGCGATTGCGAGATCGCAGGGAACGCTTCTCTTATGACGCGATGCTCGGCGACCTCGCTCATCTTGGCAAGTGCGCCGATCGTAACGCCTGTCTCGTTGGACGAGATTGCGTCCAGTCCGGAAAGAAATGTGATATCGACGACCGTTTCCGGCGCGGCAATGCCGCATTTGGCAAGATCGAGCAGGGTGGTGCCGCCTGCAATGACCATCGCGCCTTGCCGGGCAGCCGCCTCACGGGCTTGATCGGCCGACGATGCGCGCAAATAGGAAAACTCTTTCATCGCGCCATCTCCGCAGCTTTGCGCACCGCCGCGACGATGCTGTTATGGGCCCCGCACCGACAGAGATTGCCGGACATATATTCACGGATCTCGCCATCGCAGCCCGTATGACCCTCGCGAATGCAGGCAACCGCCGACATGATCTGGCCCGGCGTGCAATAGCCGCACTGGAAAGCATCATGCTCAAGAAACGCCGCCTGCACCGGATGAAGGGTGCCGTCTGCCGCGGCGAGGCCTTCGATTGTCGTGACTTGCCGCCCCTCGGCCTGGGCCGCAAGCGTGAGACAGGCAAGCACGCGCCTGCCGTCGATATGGACGGTGCAAGCGCCGCACTGCCCGTGGTCGCAGCCTTTCTTCGTGCCGGTCAGCGCCAGATGTTCACGCAATGCATCGAGCAGCGTCACGCGTGGATCGACAGCAAGCGCGTGCGATGCACCGTTGATATCAAGCCTGAGGTTGATTGTCCGGGTCATGGTGTTCTCCTGCCTCGACGGAGGAATTTTGCGCCGTCATTCAAAATAGCCGGGTCTTGAATTGCAAAGCGCCTGCGCCAGCTAAAATCTGGTTTCGGTCTCTGCGGGATCTGCTTTCACCTCGTGGCGCCTGCGCAATTGAGACATGACATTCCGCCTCTTTCTGCGATAACAGGTGCAAGGCCCTCAGGTTAAACGGAGGCGCCTCCGATTAAACTAGCGGCTTGCGCGGCAGCGTCAAGTCCTCATCCGCAGGAGAGGCTTTTGGCCGGAAAGGCAATAGCCGGAAGCGAGACGAAGCCCGAAAGACGCATGCGTGCCGATGCGTTGCGCAACCGCGACAGGCTCATAGCTGTTGCCGCCGAGGTCTTCGCCGATCAAGGCGTCGAAGGTTCGCTGGAGGAGGTCGCCCGGTGCGCCGGCGTCGGTATCGGAACGCTCTACCGTCACTTTCCGACGCGCGAACATCTGGTCGAAGTTGTCTATCGGCGGGAACTGCAGAATTTGGCGACGGCTGCGAGCGATCTGGCGGCAACGCATCCGGCAGACCAGGCCCTTGAAGAATGGATGCACCGCTTCGTCAACTACATTGCCGCCAAGCGCGGTATGGCACAAAGCCTGCGCATTTTGCTGAATTGCAACTCGGAGCTCTTTGCCGAAAGCGCCGGCATCATCTCCGGGGCTCTTCGACAGTTAATGGACAACGCTGCCGCAAAGGGCATGATCCGCAGCGACGTGGAGAGCACCGACCTCTTGCATGCGCTTTCCAGCATCTATTCGATGCCCGACTCACCGGAATGGCGCGAACGCTCGCGCAGGCTGATCCGCCTGTTGATGGATGGACTTAAATGGGGTGTAAAAATGGGGCCGGCCGATTAGGTCGGAAGCGATTCGGCTAAGTGGGTCAGAACGGGTGGCAAGGCGACCTTTTGCATCGCTGAACGATGCTGTGGGTAGCGCTGATCCTCGATTGCATTGGGCCGATTTTGGAGCGACGATTGACCTGGACGGTGCCTAAAATGCACGGGACAGACCCTGAAGACTTGAATGAATCAGAGCTGATCGCATCGTTGATCGGCTGCACTTTCTGCATCAGCAAAAGACAACGCACGCCCTGCTCGAATTGGCGATCGGCGAACGCGTGGTGTTCGAAGACGATTACGGCCAGCAGCGGACCGCGATTGCAATGAGCGCCACCGCGGAGTTTTGACAGCGATCAAAATTTTGGGTAGAAATGTTTAAAAAGGTAGAAATATCGGAGCTGTCATGTCGCTCAATATCAAAAACCCCGCCACAGTCGCTCTCGTTGACGAGCTTGCGCGGCGGCAAGGTATCAGCAAGACCGCAGCCATTCATCAGGCTTTGACGGAGCGTCTACATCGCATGGGATACGGCGATGTGGCGCAGGAGCGTCTGCTCACCGAGATACAGGCGATCCGTGGGCGAGTGGCGCGATTGCCCGAACTCGACAGCCGAAGCGATGAAGAAATCATCGGCTACGATAAGCATGGAATTCCGAACTGATGGTGATCGATACCTCTGCGATTGTCGCAATACTGCGCAGTGAACCAGAGGCCGCAACGCTCGAGAGAACGGTCATCGCCAACCCTATTCGCTTGGTCCCCGCGACATGTGTTCTTGAGACGCGTATGGCATTGGTCAGCCGGCGCGGCGAACACGCACTTGCCGAGATCGATCTGTGGCTCGCCAGAATCGAGGCCGACATCGTTCCGGTCGACGCCGATCTGGTGGATCTGGCGACACAGGCCTGGCTTACTTACGGCAAAGGCCGCCATCCGGCGGCATTGAATTTTGCCGATTGTTTTTCCTACGCTTTGGCAAAGCGTGCGGACGAACCGCTTCTCTTCATCGGCGAGGACTTTTCGCGCACCGATATCGAGGCGGCATAACGATGGCTGGCGACCCGCGCATTTGCAGGATGTCACCGATGGTGCCCGTGGCTATGTCGAGGCGGCGAACTCTGCCAATCCCGACGTGCGCCTATGCCGCCGACTGGAAACCGCGACCGCCACTCTTCCACGCCCCGGCAGAAGGAAGCCATTCATCCGCAAGACCTGGTCGCCATGCTGGAGACGCTGGATCGTGGCACGCTGCCGGGCTTGCGCGACCGCGCCATGCCGCTCGTCGGTTTTGCCGGAGCCTGCGCCGCTCCGAAATCATCAGGCCCAACCTCGGGCGCGACCAGACCGAGGACGGGCGCGGCTGGTTCATTGAAATCGGAAGCAAAAGCGACAGCCACCTTATCTGCCCGCGTACCCGATTCGGCTGGTGCAGAACCTTGGCGCTTTCCAGCTAATGCGCTGATATGATTTGTTTCCAGTTCATTACTGAAGTTAAAGAGAGGTTAATTTCCGCAAGCCATGCTTCGGTGACGCGCGTAACTATGGCGCGACAAAGCCCGTAAAGAAGGCGCTTAACGGCCTGTTAAGCCAGCGGCCTTGCAAGAAAATGAGAATCGGCGCTAAATGCGCTTTCATTGGCCTCACGGCGTTAAAATCGCATTTTCGAGATTTCCATGAATATGGCACCTACAATTGGTAAAGCAATTTCTGATGTCGATCAGCTGATCATCGGCCAGGCACAGGAACTGTCCGACAAGTTGAAGCAGCATCGCCTGGAAATGTTTCCGCCCCGTGCGATGAAAAGCCTGCGCGAATTCCAGCTTGCCGAGGTGGCGCGCTTCCTTGGGGTCACCAGCGGCTATCTTCGCAATCTTTCGCTGGAGGGCAAGGGGCCTCTGCCGCAGGTGACGCCATCCGGGCGCAGATCCTATACCGCCAGGCAGATGGATGAAATGCGCCTGTTCTTGGATCAGAATGCCCGAGGCAGCACGCGTTACGTCCCGCACCGCACGGGCAATGAACACCTGCAGGTCATCGCCGTCGTAAACTTCAAGGGCGGCAGCGGCAAAACCACGAGTGCTGCCCATCTCGCTCAGCACCTGGCGCTGACCGGCCACCGCGTTCTTGCCGTCGACCTCGACCCGCAGGCCTCGCTTTCGGCGATCCACGGCTTCCAGCCGGAATTCGACGTCGACGAAAACGAGACGCTTTATGCGGCAATTCGTT from Rhizobium gallicum bv. gallicum R602sp harbors:
- a CDS encoding helix-turn-helix domain-containing protein gives rise to the protein MNAKAPNAIDVYVGSRVRMRRLLLGFSQERLADQIGVTFQQVQKYEKGMNRIGASRLQKIAEVLAVPPSFFFQQDAAQPLSLDGLEPSENFDPVGEFLRSKEGLALNRAFLKITDPTVREKVLSLVKAMAQAGERRDMTVDPANSETSAALDA
- a CDS encoding type II toxin-antitoxin system VapC family toxin, which produces MVIDTSAIVAILRSEPEAATLERTVIANPIRLVPATCVLETRMALVSRRGEHALAEIDLWLARIEADIVPVDADLVDLATQAWLTYGKGRHPAALNFADCFSYALAKRADEPLLFIGEDFSRTDIEAA
- a CDS encoding type II toxin-antitoxin system VapB family antitoxin, which translates into the protein MSLNIKNPATVALVDELARRQGISKTAAIHQALTERLHRMGYGDVAQERLLTEIQAIRGRVARLPELDSRSDEEIIGYDKHGIPN
- a CDS encoding FAD binding domain-containing protein, translating into MKEFSYLRASSADQAREAAARQGAMVIAGGTTLLDLAKCGIAAPETVVDITFLSGLDAISSNETGVTIGALAKMSEVAEHRVIREAFPAISQSLSLAASAQLRNMATIGGNLLQRTRCPYFRDPAVFKACNKREPGSGCSAIGGMTRNHAVLGTSEHCIAVNPGDLAVALVAFDAVIHLGARQIAVDDFFLTPGNTPHLEHKIERGELITAIFIPASQAARRSIYLKVRDRQSYEFAAASAAVGLELEEDGKTIRDLRVALGGVATKPWRARAVERALVGKTVEPAAIAKASVLAIEGAIDHGANRYKIDLAPRVVARAIERLGGLL
- a CDS encoding (2Fe-2S)-binding protein; the encoded protein is MTRTINLRLDINGASHALAVDPRVTLLDALREHLALTGTKKGCDHGQCGACTVHIDGRRVLACLTLAAQAEGRQVTTIEGLAAADGTLHPVQAAFLEHDAFQCGYCTPGQIMSAVACIREGHTGCDGEIREYMSGNLCRCGAHNSIVAAVRKAAEMAR
- a CDS encoding TetR/AcrR family transcriptional regulator produces the protein MRADALRNRDRLIAVAAEVFADQGVEGSLEEVARCAGVGIGTLYRHFPTREHLVEVVYRRELQNLATAASDLAATHPADQALEEWMHRFVNYIAAKRGMAQSLRILLNCNSELFAESAGIISGALRQLMDNAAAKGMIRSDVESTDLLHALSSIYSMPDSPEWRERSRRLIRLLMDGLKWGVKMGPAD
- a CDS encoding xanthine dehydrogenase family protein molybdopterin-binding subunit, coding for MTVMEPNIKRGDAADGVLGGRLSRLDGPAKITGKANYALENQIDGVVHGVMVQSTIAAGTISSMDISAAEASPGVLLVLTPDNIMELKSATTWAGTPGPEGPYLALTNEITFNGQHVAAVFAETLEQATAAAASIKVSYVEKPAIFGFDDPGAGEGIAVEQMTIEWGNAEQALAEAAVRIEAEYRTPREYNVPIEPHGLIAKWDGDVLTLWEPSQWVDGMARSYAEWFELPFENVRIISPYIGGGFGSKALSLPHAAVAIMAARRLGRPVKLAVTRAQTFTAFGGRPATRQTLALGATKEGKLLSIVQRGANETAMTGAAVEPLGAVTSIMYDVPNFSSRQNIVPVHTVLPGALRAPGENPSAWGLESAIDELAYAVGIDPVEIRLLNYAEQDPHAKIPWSTRQLREAFAVGGEAFGWSKRSPKPCSMRDGNALIGWGVAAGTYPVRRTPGEALVRILADGTAEIASSSIDMGQGTYTIMAQTAAEVLGIPVEKIHVKLGDSALPRAPVAGGSQLANLMTGAVHKAALAARDELIGLALNDVNSPFRDAQANTLTISEGRILPPRGEGEGVAIADFMRQIGREKVETLRDTLPEDKRDGKDRYDNFTTMMTMKAPTEGGYSLHSWCAHFVEVRVDEDFGTVRVSRMVSALDSGRLYNPKLAESQWRGGIIMGIGQALLEEGIVDERYARVINNNLADYLVPTNSDVPDLQVISVGIPDYRASVLGGKAVGELPIVGVAPAIANAVFHATGKRIRSLPITLEKLI
- a CDS encoding MFS transporter yields the protein MAVLSETSPRFEKTTMSILVAVSFCHMLNDIMQSLLSSLYPLFKANYDLDFVQIGLLTMTFQVTASLLQPFVGIVTDRWPMPYSLPVGMASTFCGLILLGNAASFELLLVAASLIGFGSAVFHPESSRVARLASGGRHGFAQSFFQVGGNAGQAIGPLIAAFVVLPLGQHSVSWLSAIAMIGIVVLGWVGNWFMSHRRQNAGKPAVSRALPLPQNKVIVALIILVLLTATKNVYMASVSSYFTFYVIDRFQLDVQQAQLMLFLFLGSVAVGTFLGGPIGDRFGSRFVIWFSILGVIPFALLLPYANLFWTGILSVVIGLVFASAFSAIVVFAQELVPGRVGLIAGVFFGFAFGAGGLGAAFLGDFADSHGIEFVYRICSYLPLLGLLTIFLPRIPRHKAV